In one Andrena cerasifolii isolate SP2316 chromosome 2, iyAndCera1_principal, whole genome shotgun sequence genomic region, the following are encoded:
- the LOC143365985 gene encoding uncharacterized protein LOC143365985: MPARESGPTSLNRYTKDHFFFSFLRRQARLFALLPLSSPKTMKLVPIFLLVVAVAFAAEEKEKERPKTYRRLIPADVLRDFPGMCFASTRCATIEPTKSWELSPFCGQSTCVPADDNSGRLFELVEDCGPLPKANPKCKLSEKTNKTASFPDCCPIFECEEGAKLEYPEIPTLPPPTEILEAEKAPEPAPAKA, encoded by the exons ATGCCAGCACGGGAATCAGGCCCAACCAGTCTTAATCGGTACACGAaggaccatttttttttctccttcctACGTCGACAGGCTCGGCTCTTTGCTCTCCTTCCTCTCTCATCCCCCAAGACCATGAAGCTGGTCCCGATCTTCTTGCTTGTCGTCGCGGTCGCCTTCGCCGCCgaagagaaggagaaggaacgTCCGAAAACGTACAGAAGGCTCATTCCTGCTGACGTTCTTCGCG ATTTCCCTGGCATGTGCTTCGCCTCGACCAGATGCGCCACCATCGAGCCAACGAAATCCTGGGAGCTGTCTCCGTTCTGCGGGCAATCCACCTGCGTGCCGGCCGACGATAATTCCGGCCGCCTGTTCGAGCTGGTCGAGGACTGCGGGCCCCTGCCGAAGGCCAACCCGAAATGCAAACTCTCGGAGAAGACCAACAAGACCGCCTCTTTCCCCGACTGCTGCCCGATCTTCGAGTGCGAGGAGGGCGCCAAGCTGGAGTACCCGGAAATCCCAACCCTACCGCCGCCCACGGAGATCCTGGAGGCGGAGAAAGCACCGGAACCGGCTCCAGCCAAAGCTTAA
- the LOC143365992 gene encoding uncharacterized protein LOC143365992, giving the protein MIVVRQSGEEEKEVGGVCPDCRARSRFDGRSDEGPGEHNGQGEKKPCFQGPFLIANEKSKKQELLLELMRRGLSGWLLMLHPCKMFVEDEEEEPAAGVMTNERMTSSSNFTCR; this is encoded by the exons ATGATTGTCGTCCGTCAGTCGGgtgaagaagaaaaggaggtGGGTGGCGTCTGTCCTGACTGCCGCGCGCGGTCACGGTTCGATGGGCGCAGCGACGAGGGGCCGGGTGAACACAATGGGCAGGGTGAAAAGAAGCCTTGCTTCCAAGGACCTTTTTTAATTGCGAATGAGAAGTCGAAGAAGCAGGAATTGCTGCTGGAGTTAATGAGAAGGGGCTTGTCTGGATGGCTACTAATGCTTCATCCCTGTAAGATGTTTGTGgaggatgaagaagaagaaccgGCTGCTGGG GTGATGACGAACGAACGTATGACGTCCTCGAGCAATTTCACCTGTCGATGA